A DNA window from Paenibacillus sp. HWE-109 contains the following coding sequences:
- the rlmH gene encoding 23S rRNA (pseudouridine(1915)-N(3))-methyltransferase RlmH, whose protein sequence is MHIQILTVGKLKERYLVDGIAEYVKRLGPYAKVQMIEVPDEKAPENMSPAEEQQVRVKEGERLLAKLAADVYVVALAIDGEMWSSEQLAGSLDKLATYGRSQVAFVIGGSLGLSGELLRRADMRLSFGRMTLPHQLMRLVLVEQIYRAMRINRGEPYHK, encoded by the coding sequence ATGCATATACAGATATTAACGGTTGGGAAATTGAAGGAGCGCTATCTCGTGGACGGGATTGCGGAGTACGTGAAGCGCCTTGGGCCGTATGCCAAGGTGCAGATGATTGAGGTGCCGGACGAGAAGGCACCGGAGAACATGAGCCCTGCTGAGGAGCAGCAGGTGCGGGTTAAGGAGGGCGAGCGGCTGTTGGCCAAGCTCGCCGCGGACGTGTACGTCGTGGCGCTGGCCATCGACGGCGAGATGTGGTCGAGCGAGCAGCTGGCAGGCTCGCTCGACAAGTTGGCCACCTACGGGCGAAGCCAGGTGGCCTTCGTGATCGGCGGCTCGCTGGGGCTATCTGGCGAGCTGCTGCGCCGTGCGGATATGCGGCTGTCTTTTGGCCGCATGACGCTACCGCACCAGCTCATGCGGTTGGTGCTGGTGGAGCAGATTTATCGCGCGATGCGGATAAATCGGGGGGAACCGTATCATAAATAG
- the yycI gene encoding two-component system regulatory protein YycI: MNWSRAKSILICSFLLLNMILGFQLWSTNRSNQIEVALDTSGNVEELNRALRSKNIRLTDELPTDIVKMKVITVKYDDSIKPSEQKLLKTPIIMSNLLGKGASREVQAQSEIPNFNLYQLDSIMSKKVNENWIYVFTQLYDKLPLFDVKVELNEKNGEITSYRQAYVEVESGVEQTEQKLIPAQLAVRSLVDNYLSEGSIITEVRLGYHGQPYNSQTQPMFPHWRITVDNKDIYYLQAFNGAVESPPKGSELTPFGQPAEGEKVENKDNPDNKSKDEKK, from the coding sequence ATGAATTGGAGCCGGGCTAAATCCATTTTGATTTGTTCTTTTTTGCTGCTGAATATGATTCTTGGCTTCCAGTTATGGTCCACCAATCGTTCCAATCAGATTGAGGTTGCATTAGATACATCTGGGAATGTAGAAGAGCTGAATCGAGCGCTCCGCAGCAAGAATATTCGCTTAACCGATGAACTGCCAACGGATATTGTCAAGATGAAGGTCATTACGGTGAAGTATGACGATAGTATCAAGCCGAGTGAACAGAAGCTGTTGAAAACACCGATTATCATGAGCAATCTGCTTGGTAAAGGGGCGAGTAGAGAAGTACAAGCCCAATCGGAGATTCCCAATTTCAATCTTTATCAACTGGATTCTATAATGAGCAAGAAAGTGAATGAAAATTGGATATATGTGTTCACACAGTTGTATGACAAGCTTCCGCTCTTCGATGTGAAAGTAGAATTGAATGAGAAAAATGGAGAAATTACCAGTTACCGTCAGGCTTACGTTGAAGTAGAATCAGGAGTAGAACAGACGGAGCAGAAGCTGATCCCCGCGCAATTGGCGGTGCGCAGCTTAGTGGACAATTATTTGAGTGAAGGTTCGATTATTACAGAGGTCCGGTTAGGCTATCACGGTCAGCCGTATAATTCACAAACACAGCCGATGTTTCCGCATTGGCGGATAACGGTCGATAACAAAGATATTTATTATTTGCAAGCTTTCAATGGGGCTGTCGAGTCGCCGCCGAAAGGGTCCGAATTAACGCCTTTTGGTCAGCCAGCCGAGGGCGAGAAGGTCGAGAATAAGGATAATCCGGATAACAAAAGCAAGGACGAGAAGAAGTAA
- a CDS encoding S1C family serine protease — MSLFDDDFYSTKRSRQRETAWRPKGSGTFTSFTVRRRNVALIAGVGGALAMLLLVGVVGGFRGHSAETAAAPVAVAKTETRPMNVNDSVVAATEKIKPAVVSVISSKKDDKGQETGLGIGSGVMFAKSGDKVRIVTNSHVVENGNQFEIVNFQGEHRKATLVGRDKITDLAVLEADGKDIKVLAEFGDSETLRAGEMAIAVGNPLGLGFSPTVTQGIISSPKRTIPVSLSREGTDYDWEMDVIQTDAAINQGNSGGPLVNIDGKVIGINSMKISDTGVEGLGFAIPINSVKPILESLITDHKVKRPLMGVSTQELQAFKGTDVLKLPADVKTGVIVFDVSGPAKEAGLKAQDVIVQLDDRKIDSTISLRKYLYNEKKIGDKINVVYYRGGKKLTTVVTLVEAADK; from the coding sequence ATGAGTTTGTTTGATGATGATTTTTATTCGACCAAAAGGTCCAGACAGCGAGAGACGGCATGGCGTCCCAAAGGGTCGGGGACATTCACAAGCTTCACCGTACGTAGACGAAATGTAGCGCTCATAGCCGGGGTAGGCGGAGCATTAGCCATGCTCCTGCTGGTCGGGGTTGTAGGTGGTTTTCGTGGTCATAGTGCTGAAACGGCGGCGGCTCCAGTGGCTGTAGCCAAAACAGAAACACGTCCGATGAACGTCAACGACTCTGTCGTGGCAGCAACGGAGAAAATCAAGCCTGCGGTTGTTAGCGTAATCTCCTCGAAGAAGGATGACAAAGGCCAAGAAACCGGGCTTGGTATCGGTTCAGGTGTCATGTTCGCCAAGTCGGGCGATAAAGTACGGATTGTAACGAACAGCCATGTCGTCGAGAATGGGAACCAGTTCGAAATCGTGAATTTCCAAGGGGAACATCGCAAAGCGACACTCGTTGGGCGGGACAAAATTACAGATTTGGCTGTTCTGGAAGCAGACGGCAAAGATATTAAAGTGCTCGCTGAATTCGGAGATTCCGAAACACTGCGTGCTGGAGAAATGGCAATCGCCGTCGGCAATCCGCTCGGACTTGGATTCTCTCCTACTGTAACGCAAGGCATCATTTCTTCGCCAAAGCGGACGATCCCCGTCTCACTTTCACGTGAAGGGACGGATTATGACTGGGAGATGGATGTCATCCAAACGGATGCGGCTATTAATCAGGGAAACAGCGGCGGCCCGCTGGTCAATATCGATGGTAAAGTGATCGGTATCAATTCGATGAAGATATCCGATACTGGTGTGGAAGGATTAGGCTTCGCTATTCCGATTAACAGTGTTAAGCCGATCCTGGAGAGCCTGATTACGGATCACAAGGTCAAAAGACCGCTGATGGGCGTGTCGACCCAGGAACTGCAAGCTTTTAAAGGAACGGATGTATTAAAGCTGCCGGCAGATGTGAAAACTGGAGTTATCGTCTTCGATGTATCCGGTCCTGCCAAAGAAGCGGGTCTCAAAGCACAGGACGTGATCGTCCAGTTGGATGACCGCAAGATCGACAGTACGATCTCGCTTCGCAAATATTTGTACAACGAGAAGAAGATCGGCGATAAAATCAACGTGGTCTACTATCGCGGCGGGAAGAAGCTTACGACCGTGGTTACCTTGGTAGAAGCTGCAGATAAGTAA
- a CDS encoding YycH family regulatory protein — protein sequence MIESLKSIFLVVLIGSSLYQSFLLASYNPPKIEPIQQSNYVQTETLGKQAELQDMLFPDQIIVHLGNQQHSVLYPSNYYYTRLLDNIKQRSFKGFRKTSMYLVNVNWEEVRSKQQGVEIRFRDGIPFTVLQQLLRIEGELPPDNDKVTRIWIYSKGNNEDVRAFFFTDSPGVGYEVIGADFTSKDVENFAAFGDLTNLYRTTNGGDYYLPLKPLRLPNYTFTYSLLTADQLKQSFFVDPGITRYLKERDGSEIYTDSKRGFQLNRDLRWITYSDPVAPVESKSEVLVNLLAGVKFINQHIGWDGKYVVSQTPEKQLLDNQTFTFRQFYESLPILTAQPDGFGTMKMQVQKGIISGFERSMVIPDLKTAQRRDAELISGEALEERLQYYQRKSSIVSIFPAYRPVVSDKTVTLSASWALELRDGTYDFIE from the coding sequence ATGATTGAAAGTCTCAAATCGATCTTTCTTGTCGTTCTGATTGGGTCCAGTTTATATCAAAGCTTTCTGCTTGCTTCTTATAATCCTCCCAAAATTGAACCGATCCAGCAAAGCAATTATGTACAGACTGAAACACTTGGCAAGCAGGCGGAGCTGCAGGATATGTTATTTCCCGATCAAATTATCGTGCATTTGGGTAATCAGCAGCACTCTGTTCTGTATCCAAGCAATTATTACTACACCAGATTGCTGGACAATATTAAACAGCGGAGCTTCAAGGGTTTCCGTAAAACCTCCATGTACTTGGTAAACGTCAACTGGGAAGAGGTTCGTTCGAAGCAGCAAGGCGTGGAGATCCGTTTTCGCGATGGCATTCCGTTCACGGTGCTTCAGCAGTTGCTTCGCATTGAAGGCGAGCTTCCCCCTGATAATGATAAGGTGACGCGCATTTGGATTTACTCCAAGGGCAATAACGAGGATGTGCGTGCTTTCTTTTTCACGGATTCTCCGGGTGTGGGCTATGAGGTTATCGGGGCCGATTTTACAAGTAAAGACGTGGAGAATTTCGCAGCTTTCGGAGATTTAACAAACCTCTATAGAACGACCAATGGTGGAGATTACTATCTTCCGCTTAAACCTTTGCGGCTTCCGAATTATACCTTTACTTACAGCTTGTTAACGGCAGATCAGTTGAAACAAAGCTTTTTCGTTGATCCGGGCATTACCCGCTATCTCAAAGAGCGCGATGGTTCCGAAATTTATACGGATAGCAAACGCGGATTTCAGTTGAATCGAGATCTGCGATGGATAACGTATTCTGATCCGGTTGCACCGGTAGAGAGCAAAAGCGAAGTGCTGGTAAACTTGCTGGCTGGCGTTAAGTTCATCAATCAGCACATCGGCTGGGATGGTAAATATGTTGTGTCTCAGACGCCAGAGAAGCAACTGCTCGACAATCAGACATTCACCTTCCGTCAGTTCTATGAATCCTTGCCGATTCTTACGGCGCAGCCCGATGGTTTCGGAACGATGAAGATGCAGGTGCAAAAAGGGATCATATCCGGTTTCGAACGGTCGATGGTGATTCCGGATCTCAAGACAGCGCAGCGACGCGATGCGGAGTTAATCTCCGGCGAAGCTTTGGAAGAACGGTTGCAGTATTATCAACGGAAGTCCAGTATCGTTTCTATTTTCCCAGCCTATCGGCCTGTTGTCTCAGACAAGACGGTTACACTATCGGCCTCATGGGCGTTGGAGCTGCGCGATGGCACGTATGATTTCATTGAATAA
- a CDS encoding acyl carrier protein has translation MNQLLVIINEMLEESGKKSIETLEHSLNLRDDLNMDSLMLAELTVRIENECDVDIFEDGIVETIGEIITKLEGK, from the coding sequence ATGAATCAATTATTAGTTATTATAAATGAAATGTTAGAAGAATCAGGAAAAAAAAGCATAGAAACCCTTGAGCACTCTCTAAATCTAAGGGATGACTTGAATATGGATTCACTAATGTTAGCTGAACTGACAGTGAGAATTGAGAATGAATGTGATGTTGATATCTTTGAGGACGGCATTGTTGAGACAATTGGAGAGATAATCACTAAGTTAGAAGGAAAATAA
- a CDS encoding CxxH/CxxC protein, whose protein sequence is MHVVCKDHVEIAIDEFVDEYEEAPDIVDLAKTHFANWEPPTHCEHCQELARFLVV, encoded by the coding sequence ATGCATGTTGTTTGTAAAGATCATGTAGAAATCGCAATAGATGAGTTTGTTGATGAGTATGAGGAAGCTCCAGATATCGTAGATTTGGCGAAGACCCACTTCGCGAATTGGGAGCCACCGACGCATTGCGAGCATTGCCAGGAATTAGCGCGATTTCTAGTTGTATGA
- the yycF gene encoding response regulator YycF, which yields MFGKILVVDDEQPIADILKFNLEKEGYQVICAYDGGSAVELAFSEQPDLILLDLMLPVKDGMDVCREVRSKLNTPIIMLTAKDTELDKVLGLEMGADDYVTKPFGTRELLARVKAHLRRQTKAQSAPSESDTQRNGMRIHALFIDNDMYMVYKDGTPLDLTHREFELIQYLAKNSGKVMTREHLLQAVWGFEYFGDVRTVDVTIRRLREKLETDPSRPEYIMTRRGLGYLMRSPKAGGF from the coding sequence TTGTTTGGCAAAATTCTCGTGGTGGATGACGAACAACCGATTGCAGATATTTTGAAGTTTAATTTGGAAAAAGAGGGCTATCAGGTTATTTGTGCCTATGATGGTGGAAGTGCGGTAGAGCTTGCGTTCTCAGAGCAGCCAGATCTGATCCTGCTGGATCTTATGCTGCCTGTGAAGGACGGCATGGATGTGTGCCGGGAAGTACGCTCAAAGCTGAATACACCTATCATTATGCTGACAGCTAAAGATACAGAACTGGATAAAGTGCTTGGCCTGGAGATGGGCGCTGACGACTATGTGACCAAGCCATTCGGGACGCGGGAACTGCTTGCCCGCGTGAAGGCGCACCTGCGCAGGCAGACGAAGGCGCAGTCGGCTCCGAGCGAGTCGGACACGCAGCGCAATGGCATGCGAATTCATGCGCTTTTCATCGATAACGACATGTACATGGTGTATAAGGATGGCACGCCGCTCGATCTGACCCATCGGGAGTTCGAGTTGATCCAATACTTGGCCAAGAATTCGGGCAAAGTGATGACGCGCGAGCACCTGCTGCAAGCGGTGTGGGGCTTTGAATATTTCGGCGACGTGCGGACGGTGGATGTAACGATTCGTCGGCTGCGCGAGAAGCTGGAGACGGACCCGAGCCGTCCTGAGTATATTATGACGCGCCGGGGTCTCGGCTACTTAATGCGCAGCCCTAAAGCCGGAGGCTTCTAA
- a CDS encoding imm68 putative immunity domain-containing protein, which yields MGELDIACGALIDLSAIVLESLKSGYVDLHDLDEARQPCKLYIDASEEKRNLLRNELYKFSRNPLAYDLAELVPADDMRELAEKAKLISDELL from the coding sequence GTGGGAGAACTTGATATTGCCTGCGGTGCTCTAATCGATCTTTCAGCCATTGTGTTGGAGTCTCTTAAATCAGGCTATGTCGATTTGCATGATTTGGATGAGGCTAGGCAGCCGTGCAAACTTTATATTGATGCCTCTGAAGAAAAAAGAAACCTGCTTCGGAATGAATTGTACAAGTTTTCCCGTAATCCGCTGGCTTACGATTTAGCCGAGCTTGTTCCAGCCGATGATATGAGGGAGCTTGCGGAAAAGGCAAAATTGATCTCAGATGAGCTGTTATAA
- the pseH gene encoding UDP-4-amino-4,6-dideoxy-N-acetyl-beta-L-altrosamine N-acetyltransferase, with protein MIDFIKLKEEHLEQVLEWRTKESVTRFMYTDIDYNLDNQKRWFEKVSKMPTEKYWIISIKGNLAGVISLNDIDFTNRKTSWGFYIGEDNYRMYGGIIPQYLYNYVFNELNLNKITAEVMEGNNNIIKIHKLHGYREVGYYKTHILKNGKFQDVHLMELLKEQWNHSSKKSEKYNNKFED; from the coding sequence ATGATAGATTTTATAAAATTAAAAGAAGAACATCTTGAACAAGTATTAGAATGGAGAACTAAAGAAAGTGTCACAAGATTTATGTATACTGACATTGATTATAACTTAGATAACCAAAAAAGATGGTTTGAAAAAGTTTCGAAAATGCCAACCGAGAAGTATTGGATTATTTCCATTAAAGGGAATTTAGCAGGGGTTATCTCTTTGAATGATATAGATTTTACTAATAGGAAAACAAGCTGGGGTTTTTATATAGGAGAGGATAATTATAGAATGTATGGTGGAATAATTCCTCAATATCTATATAACTATGTTTTTAATGAGCTTAACTTGAATAAAATTACTGCAGAAGTTATGGAAGGGAATAATAATATAATAAAAATACATAAACTTCATGGTTATAGAGAGGTTGGATATTATAAAACTCATATATTAAAGAATGGTAAATTTCAAGATGTACATTTGATGGAGTTACTAAAAGAACAATGGAACCATAGTTCAAAAAAGTCCGAAAAATATAATAATAAATTTGAAGACTAA
- a CDS encoding AMP-binding protein, with amino-acid sequence MEKIFLVHGKQEYTYQDLIIDLNNMEFSSPFLYVVGNDPYKIFLSIIHSLVHGYSIEILDGDFSENELEGIGFNSELLSISRKSEEKLKIVDFKHLLKLINKEKNWESILYTSGTSGRPKKVSHTLKTLTRNVKSLANFKEDIWAFAYNPTHMAGIQVFFQALINQNTMIYTFDGQQRYLPNLIEKYKITNISATSTYYRSVLPYFKNSQFESIKRITFGGEKYDSNMENIIKSIFPNARIRNIYASTEAGSLFAASVDIFTIPENIRELVKISSNNELLLHQSLLGHSESFSLEEDWFKTGDLVEQLDSYSFKFKSRTSDIINVGGYKVNPLEVENTLIKVPGVIDLLVKSRENRVTGHILVIDVVKDENADDMELKKSIKKFASEHLQEWKIPRIIKFVEDIPRTRTGKKVRI; translated from the coding sequence ATGGAAAAAATTTTTTTAGTGCATGGTAAGCAAGAGTACACCTACCAAGACCTCATCATAGATTTAAATAATATGGAATTTTCTTCACCATTTTTGTACGTCGTTGGTAACGATCCATATAAAATATTTTTATCAATTATTCATAGCTTAGTCCACGGTTATTCCATTGAAATTTTAGATGGTGACTTCTCGGAGAATGAGCTTGAGGGAATTGGATTTAATTCTGAGTTATTATCTATTTCTAGAAAGTCAGAAGAGAAGTTGAAAATTGTTGATTTTAAACATCTTTTAAAATTAATAAACAAAGAAAAGAATTGGGAGTCAATCTTATATACTTCTGGCACCTCTGGTCGTCCTAAAAAAGTAAGTCATACCCTAAAAACATTGACTAGGAATGTAAAATCACTTGCCAATTTTAAAGAAGATATTTGGGCTTTTGCTTATAACCCGACACATATGGCAGGCATACAGGTATTTTTTCAAGCTCTAATTAATCAAAATACTATGATTTATACTTTTGATGGGCAACAAAGATATCTCCCAAATTTAATTGAAAAATATAAAATAACCAATATTTCTGCGACCTCTACCTATTATAGAAGTGTATTACCTTATTTTAAAAATAGTCAGTTTGAAAGTATTAAGAGAATTACATTTGGTGGGGAAAAGTATGACTCCAATATGGAAAATATAATTAAATCTATATTTCCTAATGCAAGAATAAGAAATATTTATGCATCTACAGAAGCAGGAAGCTTATTTGCTGCTTCTGTAGATATTTTTACAATTCCAGAGAACATAAGAGAACTTGTTAAAATTAGCAGTAATAATGAATTATTACTGCATCAAAGTTTGTTAGGTCATTCAGAATCGTTTTCTTTAGAAGAGGATTGGTTCAAAACAGGGGATTTGGTTGAACAATTAGATAGTTATAGTTTTAAATTTAAATCTCGAACGTCAGATATAATCAATGTAGGTGGATATAAAGTAAATCCACTTGAGGTTGAGAATACGTTAATAAAAGTTCCTGGAGTAATAGATTTACTAGTAAAGTCTAGAGAGAATAGGGTTACAGGGCACATACTTGTTATAGATGTTGTTAAGGATGAAAATGCTGATGATATGGAACTAAAAAAGTCTATCAAGAAGTTTGCGAGTGAACACTTACAAGAGTGGAAAATTCCTAGGATAATTAAGTTTGTAGAAGATATTCCAAGAACAAGAACTGGAAAAAAGGTGAGAATATGA
- a CDS encoding MBL fold metallo-hydrolase: MGMRFTVLSSGSTGNATVVDNGETKVLVDVGFSAKKMELLMKERELAASSIDAIVVTHEHSDHIKGLGAFARKYDLPIYANEKTWEELDRQIGVIAEDNKKVMETGGVVEFGTLRVESFGISHDAAEPVGYCFYEGEQKLSVVTDLGYMSEKVKEKITDSDAMVLETNHDVDMLRVGHYPWSIKRRILGDKGHLSNEAAGEALCDVLTNKTKSVYMAHLSRDHNLMDLARLTVNSIVQERAPESKQLRLMDTYFDRSTKWDVLDSE, encoded by the coding sequence ATGGGAATGAGATTTACGGTGCTGTCGAGCGGTTCGACGGGCAATGCGACGGTAGTCGATAATGGGGAGACCAAAGTGTTGGTCGATGTGGGCTTTAGCGCCAAGAAGATGGAGCTGTTGATGAAGGAGCGGGAGCTCGCAGCTAGCAGCATAGATGCCATCGTGGTTACACACGAACATTCCGATCATATTAAAGGACTGGGTGCTTTTGCCCGCAAATACGATTTGCCCATCTATGCCAATGAGAAGACGTGGGAAGAGCTGGATCGGCAAATTGGTGTGATTGCGGAAGACAACAAAAAAGTCATGGAAACCGGTGGCGTCGTCGAGTTCGGCACGCTGCGGGTGGAGTCGTTCGGCATTTCCCATGACGCAGCGGAGCCGGTGGGCTACTGCTTTTATGAAGGGGAACAGAAGTTAAGTGTTGTAACCGATTTGGGCTACATGAGCGAGAAAGTGAAAGAGAAGATTACGGATTCGGACGCTATGGTGCTGGAGACGAATCATGATGTAGATATGCTGCGTGTCGGTCATTATCCGTGGAGCATCAAGCGCCGAATTCTTGGTGACAAAGGACATTTATCCAACGAAGCCGCAGGGGAAGCGCTCTGTGATGTGCTGACGAATAAGACGAAATCCGTGTATATGGCCCATTTGAGCCGTGATCATAATTTAATGGATTTGGCCAGGCTAACGGTGAATAGCATAGTACAAGAGCGTGCCCCTGAGTCCAAACAACTGCGGCTGATGGATACATATTTTGACCGATCTACGAAATGGGATGTATTGGATTCGGAGTAA
- the walK gene encoding cell wall metabolism sensor histidine kinase WalK — translation MKGIRFFQSIQAKLIIIYVLLILIAMQLIGVYFYKTVETYFKNDFLASRNSQVTLLAGFVGSYLTGDQDSKNAAEGKKTYADLNEFVSNLFSINNAEIQIIDANGNVISTSVANHLKQKNTQPEVIRALQGIKDNQRIFTDEDGYRKVIIAKPVGSGVRVLGAVYIIASMEDVYKTIRSINRILISGTLIALGLTAILGVLLTSTITNPIKEITKQATAVAEGKFDQQLKIQGTDEIGQLGHTFNFMMNRLKEALTLNEEEKEKLASILTNMNDGIIATDDQGQIIVLNRRAKQILQTEEESTLGHDISEVLGIPMETIRGFIQGQVNTTLLDIELPDDDDQLSVRIIFTPIHRRGEGQNGIIAVLQDVTDQEKLEQARREFVANVSHELRTPLTTIKSYLEALDDGAIEEPQLASRFISVTRSETERMIRLVTDLLHLSRLDSKQSMMSKSTTLVSEMLEEVADRFSFQLQQRKIQIVIQVEQGVTSLRLDRDKIDQVLDNLVSNAIKYTGDEGAIRLEARKLEKDVLEISVQDNGIGIPKKDLSRIFDRFYRVDKARSRNMGGTGLGLSIAREIVKAHGGSINLESELGHGTRVVFTLPIQQEEEDEL, via the coding sequence ATGAAGGGCATTCGCTTCTTTCAATCCATTCAGGCGAAGCTGATTATTATTTATGTCCTGCTCATTCTGATTGCGATGCAGTTGATCGGCGTTTATTTCTATAAGACGGTCGAGACCTATTTCAAGAATGATTTCTTGGCTTCACGCAACAGTCAGGTGACGCTGCTCGCCGGCTTCGTAGGGTCTTACCTCACCGGCGATCAAGACAGCAAGAATGCGGCCGAGGGTAAGAAAACCTATGCGGATTTGAACGAGTTCGTCAGCAATTTATTCTCGATTAATAACGCAGAGATTCAAATTATAGATGCGAACGGGAATGTTATCAGCACATCGGTTGCCAATCATTTGAAGCAAAAGAATACACAGCCGGAGGTTATCCGAGCGCTGCAAGGGATTAAGGATAACCAACGGATCTTCACGGACGAGGACGGCTATCGCAAAGTGATCATTGCCAAGCCTGTAGGCAGTGGTGTGCGCGTTTTGGGAGCCGTTTACATTATTGCGTCCATGGAGGACGTATATAAGACGATCCGTTCTATTAACCGTATCCTGATCTCAGGCACATTGATTGCCTTGGGGCTGACAGCGATTCTTGGCGTGCTGTTGACCAGTACGATTACGAATCCGATTAAAGAAATTACGAAGCAAGCAACCGCTGTTGCCGAAGGGAAATTCGATCAGCAGCTTAAGATACAAGGAACAGACGAGATTGGTCAGCTGGGCCACACCTTTAATTTCATGATGAATCGGCTCAAAGAGGCGCTCACCTTGAATGAGGAGGAGAAGGAGAAGCTGGCTTCGATCTTGACGAATATGAATGACGGCATCATCGCGACGGATGATCAGGGGCAAATTATCGTGCTGAATCGCAGGGCGAAACAGATCCTGCAAACCGAAGAGGAATCAACACTCGGTCATGACATCTCTGAGGTGCTGGGTATTCCGATGGAGACGATCCGGGGCTTCATTCAGGGGCAGGTCAATACGACGCTGCTGGATATTGAGTTGCCCGATGATGATGATCAGCTGTCGGTGCGGATCATCTTCACACCGATTCATCGGCGTGGCGAAGGGCAGAACGGGATCATTGCTGTGCTCCAGGACGTAACGGATCAGGAGAAACTGGAGCAGGCTAGGCGGGAGTTCGTCGCGAACGTGTCGCATGAACTGCGGACGCCGCTGACGACGATCAAGAGCTATCTGGAGGCGTTAGACGACGGAGCTATTGAGGAGCCGCAGCTAGCCTCGCGCTTCATTAGCGTGACGCGCAGCGAGACGGAGCGGATGATCCGGTTGGTGACAGATCTGCTGCATCTGTCGCGGCTTGATTCCAAGCAATCGATGATGAGCAAATCCACTACGTTAGTGAGTGAGATGCTGGAAGAGGTGGCGGATCGCTTCTCCTTTCAGCTGCAGCAGCGCAAGATTCAGATTGTGATTCAAGTGGAGCAGGGCGTCACCAGTCTGCGGTTGGACCGGGACAAAATTGACCAAGTCCTCGATAATCTGGTGTCCAACGCGATTAAATATACAGGCGATGAAGGGGCTATTCGTCTGGAAGCTAGGAAGCTCGAGAAGGATGTTCTGGAAATCTCTGTGCAGGATAATGGAATCGGCATTCCGAAGAAGGATTTATCTCGTATTTTTGATCGGTTCTACCGTGTGGATAAAGCGCGTTCCCGCAATATGGGGGGGACAGGGCTCGGATTGTCTATTGCCCGGGAAATAGTAAAAGCGCACGGCGGCTCCATCAATTTGGAATCCGAATTGGGACATGGAACCCGTGTTGTGTTCACGCTGCCGATTCAACAAGAAGAGGAGGATGAGCTATGA